The proteins below are encoded in one region of bacterium:
- the asnB gene encoding asparagine synthase (glutamine-hydrolyzing): MCGISGFTGSALAPDRADRVIRAMCDAIRHRGPDDDGYYVAAGAALGARRLSIIDVAGGHQPIGNEDGTVWVAFNGEIYNFLDLRADAELRGHRFRTRSDTEVLVHLYEDRGPDLVSLLDGMFAFAIWDAPRRRLVLARDRMGKKPLHYTLAGDGLVFASELKALLRHPLVARTLSVPALARYLAFDYVPAPQTIFQGVSKLPPGHVLVYEDGRARLTRYWDLPAPGDDGADVPEAAERLAQLLDAATQRRLISDVPLGAFLSGGIDSSAVTALMARHSSTPVKTFSIGFEEPSFDESRYAREVAACLGTEHHEEILAPRVMLDLAARLGEILDEPLADASILPTYLLSQFTRRHVTVALSGDGGDELFAGYPTYQAHQVARRLEWTPGPVVAGARALAARLPVSYGDLSLDFKIRRFLAGLGRPLELRHAAWLGTFAADDLPALLAPSVWQQVRSDDLFSEVRGYVRAAADRDWLGTLLYLDAKLYLQDGVLVKVDRASMACSLEVRSPFLDTAVVEFASRLPARQKLRGLTTKFLLKHSLRGVLPDRILDRRKKGFGIPVGMWIRGPWRDLFRDVLAPDRLARQGLLNPQAVTRLLSEHLEGTHDHRKKLWNLLVLQLWHRSYLENSAA; the protein is encoded by the coding sequence GTGTGCGGGATCTCGGGATTCACCGGTAGCGCGCTCGCGCCCGATCGCGCGGACCGGGTGATCCGCGCGATGTGCGACGCGATCCGCCACCGCGGGCCCGACGACGACGGGTATTACGTGGCGGCGGGCGCGGCGCTGGGCGCGCGGCGGCTCAGCATCATCGACGTCGCCGGCGGCCACCAGCCGATCGGCAATGAGGACGGCACCGTCTGGGTCGCCTTCAACGGGGAGATCTACAACTTCCTCGACCTGCGCGCCGACGCGGAACTCCGCGGGCACCGCTTCCGGACACGCTCGGATACGGAGGTCCTGGTACACCTGTACGAGGACCGCGGCCCCGACCTCGTCTCGCTCCTCGACGGGATGTTTGCGTTCGCGATCTGGGACGCACCCCGCCGGCGCCTCGTCCTCGCACGGGACCGCATGGGCAAGAAGCCGCTACACTACACGCTCGCGGGGGACGGGCTGGTGTTCGCGTCCGAGCTGAAGGCCCTGCTCCGCCACCCGCTTGTGGCGCGTACGCTGTCGGTGCCGGCGCTAGCGCGCTATCTCGCGTTCGACTATGTGCCGGCGCCCCAGACGATCTTTCAGGGCGTCTCGAAGCTGCCGCCCGGGCACGTGCTCGTCTACGAGGACGGCCGCGCCCGCCTGACGCGGTACTGGGACCTCCCCGCCCCCGGCGACGACGGGGCGGATGTCCCCGAGGCGGCGGAGCGGCTGGCGCAGCTGCTCGACGCCGCCACGCAGCGCCGCCTGATCAGCGACGTCCCCTTGGGCGCGTTCCTCAGCGGCGGGATCGACTCGTCCGCGGTAACGGCCCTGATGGCGCGGCACTCGTCGACGCCGGTGAAGACGTTCAGCATCGGGTTTGAGGAGCCGTCGTTCGACGAGTCGCGGTACGCGCGCGAGGTGGCGGCGTGTCTCGGCACCGAGCACCACGAGGAGATCTTGGCGCCCCGGGTGATGCTGGACCTGGCGGCACGACTCGGCGAGATCCTCGACGAACCGCTGGCGGACGCCTCGATCCTGCCGACGTACCTGCTCTCGCAATTCACGCGACGTCACGTGACCGTGGCGCTGTCCGGCGACGGAGGCGATGAGCTCTTCGCTGGCTACCCGACGTACCAGGCGCATCAGGTGGCGCGCCGGCTCGAGTGGACCCCGGGCCCGGTCGTCGCGGGGGCGCGGGCGCTGGCGGCACGCCTGCCGGTCTCCTACGGCGACCTCAGCCTGGACTTCAAGATCCGGCGCTTCCTGGCGGGCCTCGGCCGGCCTCTCGAGCTCCGACACGCCGCGTGGCTCGGGACGTTTGCGGCCGACGACCTGCCCGCGTTGCTCGCGCCCAGTGTGTGGCAGCAGGTCCGGTCGGACGACCTGTTCTCCGAAGTGCGCGGGTACGTCCGGGCGGCGGCAGACCGGGACTGGCTCGGCACGCTCCTCTACCTCGACGCCAAACTGTACCTGCAGGATGGCGTGCTCGTCAAGGTGGACCGCGCCAGCATGGCGTGCTCGCTCGAGGTCCGCTCGCCGTTCCTCGACACCGCGGTGGTCGAGTTTGCGAGCCGCCTCCCGGCGCGGCAGAAGCTGCGGGGGCTGACGACGAAGTTCCTGTTGAAACACAGCCTGAGGGGGGTCCTGCCCGACCGGATCTTGGACCGTCGCAAGAAGGGGTTTGGGATACCGGTGGGGATGTGGATCCGCGGCCCTTGGCGCGATCTGTTCCGCGACGTCCTCGCGCCGGATCGCCTCGCCCGCCAGGGGCTCCTCAACCCGCAGGCGGTGACCCGCCTGCTGTCGGAGCATCTCGAAGGCACACACGACCACCGCAAGAAGCTGTGGAATCTTCTCGTGCTCCAGCTCTGGCACCGCTCGTACCTCGAGAACTCCGCCGCATAA